One genomic segment of Streptomyces niveus includes these proteins:
- a CDS encoding ABC transporter transmembrane domain-containing protein codes for MQIRDLPYPDPGKPDARSGPRFLYWLGRSQLRGQLKSLSWGLLHQLGVAGLPLGAGLAVQAVVDRSGGRLALAGVVIALFGLAIIVGDTMLHRTASTNWITAASRVQQLLSRKTAELGSALTRRVAAGEVVAVSTGDVEKIGWFVEALSRFFAAVVAVVVVCVGLLLYVPSIGAVVAIGVPVLALAVLPLLPRATRRADVQREKAGRATELAADTVAGLRVLRGIGGEELFLTRYREASQEVRRAAVRSARMWALISAIQVFLPGVLLITVVWYGAILAGDGRIAVGELVTVYSAVTLLLFPLRHFEEIAMAYSFSRPSATRAARVLRLERTSYEDERGGLDDARPTGDLYDPATGLLAHEGQLTAVVCGDPDAAGRLAERLGGHAAEEEKSPSVLLGPVALDDLPLDAARASVLVQDKDPVLLSGTLTELLDVPASGSVRPRDALDAAQCDDVLAALVQASVDGSGDPLRSRITERGRSLSGGQRQRLALARSLVADPEVLVLDEPTSAVDSHTEARIAEGVRRLRSGRTTVVFASSPLLLDRADTVVFVHEGKVAAVGEHRELLRDDPRYMSVVTRSTDDETEFAAEAGHTGDRTGGGTDDATHVPTPLKTREQLEEIEESA; via the coding sequence ATGCAGATTCGCGATCTTCCGTATCCCGATCCGGGGAAACCGGATGCCCGGTCAGGCCCACGCTTCCTGTACTGGCTCGGGCGCAGTCAACTGCGTGGCCAGCTCAAATCGCTCTCCTGGGGGCTGCTGCACCAGCTCGGCGTCGCCGGGCTCCCGCTGGGCGCGGGACTCGCCGTACAGGCCGTCGTCGACCGCTCGGGCGGGCGGCTCGCGCTGGCCGGCGTCGTCATCGCGCTCTTCGGCCTGGCGATCATCGTCGGCGACACGATGCTGCACCGTACGGCATCCACCAACTGGATCACCGCGGCCTCCCGCGTCCAGCAACTGCTGTCCCGCAAGACCGCCGAGCTCGGCTCGGCGCTGACCCGCCGGGTCGCGGCGGGCGAGGTCGTCGCCGTCTCGACGGGCGACGTCGAGAAGATCGGCTGGTTCGTGGAGGCGCTGTCACGCTTCTTCGCTGCCGTCGTCGCGGTCGTCGTGGTGTGCGTCGGCCTCCTCCTGTACGTGCCGTCGATCGGCGCCGTGGTGGCCATCGGTGTGCCGGTACTGGCTCTCGCCGTACTGCCGCTGCTCCCCCGCGCCACCCGGCGCGCCGACGTCCAGCGCGAGAAGGCGGGCCGGGCGACCGAGCTGGCCGCCGACACGGTGGCGGGACTGCGGGTCCTGCGCGGCATCGGCGGTGAGGAGCTGTTCCTCACGCGCTACCGGGAGGCGTCGCAGGAGGTCCGCCGGGCGGCGGTCCGCAGCGCCCGTATGTGGGCACTGATCTCGGCCATTCAGGTCTTCCTGCCGGGCGTCCTGCTGATCACGGTGGTCTGGTACGGCGCGATCCTCGCGGGCGACGGCCGGATCGCGGTCGGCGAACTGGTCACCGTCTACAGCGCGGTGACCCTGCTGCTCTTCCCGCTCAGGCACTTCGAGGAAATCGCCATGGCGTACTCCTTCTCGCGTCCCTCGGCAACGCGGGCGGCGCGCGTACTGCGTCTGGAGCGCACCTCCTACGAAGACGAGCGCGGCGGCCTCGACGACGCCCGGCCCACCGGCGACCTCTACGACCCGGCCACCGGTCTGCTCGCCCACGAGGGACAGCTGACCGCCGTCGTGTGCGGGGACCCGGACGCGGCGGGGCGGCTCGCCGAACGGCTGGGCGGGCACGCGGCCGAGGAGGAGAAGAGCCCGTCCGTACTGCTGGGTCCGGTCGCGCTCGACGACCTCCCGCTGGACGCGGCGCGCGCCTCGGTCCTGGTACAGGACAAGGATCCGGTGCTGCTGTCCGGCACGCTCACCGAGCTGCTGGACGTGCCCGCGTCCGGGAGCGTACGGCCCCGGGACGCGCTGGACGCCGCGCAGTGCGACGACGTGCTCGCCGCGCTCGTGCAGGCGTCGGTGGACGGCAGCGGCGACCCGCTGCGCTCACGCATCACCGAGCGCGGCCGGTCGCTCTCCGGCGGGCAGCGTCAGCGGCTGGCGCTGGCCCGCTCGCTGGTCGCCGACCCGGAGGTGCTGGTCCTGGACGAGCCCACGTCGGCGGTGGACTCGCACACGGAGGCGCGGATCGCGGAAGGCGTACGGCGGCTGCGCAGCGGCCGTACGACGGTCGTGTTCGCGTCGTCGCCGCTGCTGCTCGACCGCGCGGACACCGTCGTGTTCGTCCACGAAGGGAAGGTCGCGGCCGTCGGGGAGCACCGGGAGCTGCTGCGGGACGACCCGCGCTATATGAGCGTCGTCACCCGCAGTACGGACGACGAGACGGAGTTCGCCGCCGAAGCCGGCCACACCGGCGACCGGACGGGCGGCGGGACCGACGACGCCACGCACGTACCGACACCGCTCAAGACACGCGAACAGCTGGAAGAGATCGAGGAATCCGCATGA
- a CDS encoding ABC transporter ATP-binding protein encodes MIGVAPPEYDPAAPESATTLPVARPATVRNYVLELLRRHRKSFVLLIAVNAVAVIASMTGPYLLGGVVEDLSEGAKGAQELHLERTAAIFAGALILQTLFTRMMRLRAAMLGEEMLADLREDFLVRSVRLPPGVLERAGTGDLLSRITTDIDRLANAMREAVPQLAIGVVWAGLLIGALVVTAPPLALAVVVALPLLIAGCRWYFRRAPSAYRSEAAGYAAVAAVLAETIDAGRTVEAHRLGRRRVALSDRRIKEWTAWEWYNLWLRSVLFPVINITHVTIFLATLVGGGFFVLQGWITVGQLTTGALLAQMLVDPVGLILRWYDELQVAQVSLARLVGVRDIEPDDGDENVVPHGRDVSADRVNFGYREGVDVLHEVTLHVAPGTRVALVGPSGAGKSTLGRLLAGIYAPRTGRIALGEAELSRMPAERVRGHVALVNQEHHVFVGSMRDNLRLARADAADAELWAALGAVDADGWARALDDGLDTEVGSGATALTPAQAQQIALARLVLADPHTLVLDEATSLLDPRAARHLERSLAKVLDGRTVVAIAHRLHTAHDADVIAVVEDGRISELGSHDELVAADGAYAALWRSWHG; translated from the coding sequence ATGATCGGCGTGGCACCACCGGAGTACGACCCGGCGGCACCGGAGTCGGCCACGACCCTGCCCGTCGCCCGCCCGGCGACCGTACGGAACTACGTCCTGGAGCTGCTGCGGCGGCACCGCAAGTCGTTCGTCCTGCTCATCGCCGTCAACGCGGTCGCGGTGATCGCCTCCATGACGGGGCCGTATCTCCTCGGCGGGGTTGTCGAGGACCTGTCCGAGGGCGCCAAGGGCGCCCAGGAGCTCCATCTGGAGCGCACGGCCGCCATTTTCGCCGGCGCGCTGATCCTCCAGACGCTCTTCACCCGGATGATGCGGCTGCGCGCCGCGATGCTCGGTGAGGAGATGCTGGCCGACCTGCGCGAGGACTTCCTCGTGCGGTCGGTACGGCTGCCGCCCGGCGTCCTGGAGCGGGCCGGCACGGGCGATCTGCTGTCCCGGATCACCACCGACATCGACCGGCTGGCCAACGCGATGCGCGAAGCCGTGCCGCAGCTGGCGATCGGCGTCGTGTGGGCGGGCCTGCTGATCGGCGCGCTGGTTGTCACGGCGCCACCGCTGGCGCTGGCGGTCGTGGTGGCGCTGCCGCTGCTGATCGCCGGCTGCCGCTGGTACTTCAGGCGGGCTCCGTCGGCGTACCGGTCGGAGGCGGCCGGGTACGCGGCGGTCGCCGCGGTGCTCGCCGAGACGATCGACGCCGGGCGGACCGTCGAGGCGCACCGTCTCGGCCGCCGCCGGGTGGCGCTGTCGGACCGGCGTATCAAGGAGTGGACCGCGTGGGAGTGGTACAACCTCTGGCTGCGGTCGGTGCTCTTCCCCGTCATCAACATCACCCACGTCACGATCTTCCTGGCGACGCTGGTGGGTGGTGGTTTCTTCGTGCTCCAGGGCTGGATCACGGTGGGACAGCTGACGACCGGCGCGCTGCTCGCGCAGATGCTGGTCGATCCGGTCGGTCTCATCCTGCGCTGGTACGACGAGCTCCAGGTGGCGCAGGTGTCCCTCGCCCGGCTCGTCGGCGTACGCGATATCGAGCCGGACGACGGTGACGAGAACGTCGTGCCGCACGGGCGGGACGTCAGCGCCGACCGGGTCAACTTCGGCTACCGCGAGGGTGTCGACGTACTCCACGAGGTGACGCTGCACGTGGCCCCGGGCACCCGGGTGGCGCTGGTGGGTCCTTCCGGCGCGGGCAAGTCCACGCTGGGGCGGCTGCTCGCCGGGATCTACGCGCCGCGAACGGGCCGGATCGCACTCGGCGAAGCCGAGCTGTCGCGGATGCCCGCGGAGCGGGTGCGCGGCCATGTCGCCCTGGTCAACCAGGAGCACCATGTCTTCGTGGGCTCGATGCGTGACAACCTGCGGCTCGCCCGCGCGGACGCGGCGGACGCGGAGCTGTGGGCGGCGCTCGGCGCGGTCGACGCGGACGGCTGGGCCCGCGCGCTCGACGACGGGCTGGACACCGAGGTCGGCTCCGGCGCCACGGCGCTGACGCCGGCGCAGGCGCAGCAGATCGCCCTGGCGAGGCTGGTGCTGGCCGACCCGCACACGCTGGTCCTGGACGAGGCGACGTCGCTGCTCGACCCGCGCGCGGCCCGCCATCTGGAGCGGTCGCTGGCGAAGGTGCTGGACGGTCGTACGGTCGTGGCCATCGCGCACCGGCTGCACACAGCGCACGACGCGGACGTGATCGCCGTGGTCGAGGACGGCCGGATCAGCGAGCTGGGCAGCCACGACGAACTGGTGGCGGCGGACGGCGCGTACGCGGCGCTGTGGCGCTCCTGGCACGGCTGA
- a CDS encoding metal-dependent hydrolase, with product MMGPAHSLSGAAAWLGVGAAAAAADREMPWPVLVVGALICAGAALAPDLDHKSATISRAFGPVSKALCEIVDKLSFAVYKATKKPGDARRTGGHRTLTHTWLWAVMIGGGASALAVLGGRWAVLALLFIHMVLAVEGLLWRAARVSSDVLVWLLGATSAWILAGVLDKPGNGSDWLFTAPGQEYLWLGLPILLGALVHDIGDALTVSGCPILWPIPVGRKRWYPIGPPKAIRFRAGSWVEMKVLMPVFMLLGGVGGAAALNVI from the coding sequence ATGATGGGACCGGCGCACTCGCTGTCGGGCGCGGCGGCCTGGCTGGGGGTGGGAGCCGCGGCGGCCGCGGCCGACCGCGAGATGCCCTGGCCGGTGCTGGTGGTCGGCGCGCTGATATGCGCGGGGGCGGCGCTCGCCCCCGACCTGGACCACAAGTCGGCGACCATCTCGCGCGCCTTCGGACCGGTGTCCAAGGCGCTCTGCGAGATTGTCGACAAGCTGTCGTTCGCGGTCTACAAAGCGACGAAGAAACCCGGGGACGCCCGCAGGACCGGCGGGCACCGCACGCTCACCCACACCTGGCTCTGGGCCGTCATGATCGGCGGCGGCGCCTCGGCGCTCGCGGTACTCGGAGGCCGCTGGGCGGTGCTCGCCCTGCTCTTCATCCATATGGTGCTCGCCGTCGAAGGACTGCTGTGGCGGGCGGCGCGGGTGTCGAGCGACGTGCTCGTGTGGCTGCTCGGCGCGACGAGCGCGTGGATCCTGGCCGGCGTACTGGACAAGCCCGGCAACGGCTCGGACTGGCTCTTCACCGCACCCGGCCAGGAGTACCTGTGGCTGGGGCTGCCGATCCTCCTGGGCGCGCTCGTGCACGACATCGGCGACGCGCTGACGGTGTCGGGCTGCCCGATCCTGTGGCCGATCCCGGTGGGCCGCAAGCGCTGGTATCCGATCGGACCGCCGAAGGCGATCCGGTTCAGGGCCGGGAGCTGGGTGGAGATGAAGGTGCTGATGCCGGTGTTCATGCTGCTCGGCGGGGTGGGCGGCGCGGCGGCGCTGAACGTGATCTGA
- a CDS encoding glutathione peroxidase: protein MTLYDIPLRTLTGEPTSLAAYKGRAVLVVNVASKCGLTPQYEGLERLQQTYGDRGLTVVGVPCNQFAGQEPGSAEEIETFCSTTYGVSFPLLEKSEVNGENRHPLYTALTARADAAGEAGDVQWNFEKFLISPDGEVVDRIRPRTDPEAPEVIAAIEAQLPA, encoded by the coding sequence ATGACTCTGTACGACATCCCGCTGCGCACCCTCACCGGTGAGCCCACGTCCCTGGCCGCGTACAAGGGCCGGGCGGTGCTGGTGGTGAACGTCGCGTCGAAGTGCGGCCTCACCCCGCAGTACGAGGGCCTGGAGCGGCTCCAGCAGACGTACGGCGACCGCGGTCTCACGGTCGTCGGTGTGCCCTGCAACCAGTTCGCGGGCCAGGAGCCGGGTAGCGCCGAGGAGATCGAGACGTTCTGCTCGACGACGTACGGCGTGAGTTTCCCGCTGCTGGAGAAGTCCGAGGTCAACGGCGAGAACCGGCATCCGCTGTACACGGCGCTGACCGCGCGGGCGGACGCCGCGGGCGAGGCCGGCGATGTGCAGTGGAACTTCGAGAAGTTCCTGATCTCCCCCGACGGCGAGGTCGTGGACCGTATCCGGCCCCGGACGGATCCGGAGGCCCCCGAGGTCATCGCGGCGATCGAGGCGCAACTGCCCGCGTAG
- a CDS encoding DEAD/DEAH box helicase, which translates to MTLIDQLPPDADPDALFEAFSSWAEGEGITLYPAQEEALIEVVSGANVIVSTPTGSGKSLIAAGAHFTALAQDKVTFYTAPIKALVSEKFFDLCKLFGTENVGMLTGDASVNADAPVICCTAEVLASIALRDGKHADIGQVVMDEFHFYAEPDRGWAWQIPILELPQAQFVLMSATLGDMSRFEEDLTRRTGRPTSVVRSATRPVPLSYEYRLTPITETLTELLETRQAPVYIVHFTQAAAVERAQSLMSINMCTREEKDRIADLIGNFRFTTKFGRNLSRYVRHGIGVHHAGMLPKYRRLVEKLAQAGLLKVICGTDTLGVGVNVPIRTVLFTALTKYDGTRVRTLRAREFHQIAGRAGRAGFDTAGFVVAQAPEHVVENEKALAKAGDDPKKRRKVVRKKAPEGFVAWSETSFDKLITSDPEPLTSRFRVTHTMLLSVIARPGNAFDAMRHLLEDNHEPRKQQLRHIRRAIAIYRSLLDGGVVERLETPDAEGRIIRLTVDLQQNFALNQPLSTFALAAFELLEPGSPSYALDMVSVVESTLDDPRQILAAQQNKARGEAIGQMKADGVEYEERMERLQEFTYPKPLEELLWHAYEVYRTSHPWVGDHPVSPKSVIRDMYERAMTFTEFTSHYELARTEGIVLRYLASAYKAFEHTIPDDLKSEDLEDLIAWLGEMVRQVDSSLLDEWEQLANPEVETAEQAQEKADQVKPVTANGRAFRVLVRNAMFRRVELAALDKVNELGEMDADSGWDADAWGEAMDGYWDEYEELGTGPDARGPKLLGIEEDPDHGLWRVRQSFADPNGDHDWGISAEVDLAASDEEGRAVVRVTSVGQLSGV; encoded by the coding sequence GTGACCCTTATTGATCAGCTGCCGCCGGATGCCGACCCCGATGCCCTCTTCGAGGCCTTCTCCTCATGGGCCGAGGGCGAGGGGATCACGCTCTATCCGGCTCAGGAGGAGGCGCTGATCGAGGTGGTCTCCGGGGCCAATGTGATCGTCTCCACCCCCACCGGCTCCGGGAAGAGCCTGATCGCTGCGGGTGCGCACTTCACGGCGCTGGCCCAGGACAAGGTCACGTTCTACACGGCGCCGATCAAAGCGCTGGTGTCGGAGAAGTTCTTCGACCTGTGCAAGCTCTTCGGTACGGAGAACGTCGGCATGCTGACGGGCGACGCGTCCGTGAACGCCGATGCGCCGGTCATCTGCTGCACGGCGGAGGTGCTGGCCTCGATCGCGCTGCGCGACGGCAAGCACGCCGACATCGGCCAGGTCGTGATGGACGAGTTCCACTTCTACGCGGAGCCGGACCGCGGCTGGGCCTGGCAGATCCCCATTCTGGAGCTGCCGCAGGCACAGTTCGTCCTGATGTCGGCGACGCTCGGCGACATGTCGCGGTTCGAGGAGGACCTGACCCGCCGGACCGGCCGCCCCACCTCGGTCGTCCGCTCGGCGACGCGACCGGTGCCGCTGAGTTACGAGTACCGGCTCACCCCGATCACCGAGACGCTGACCGAACTGCTGGAGACCCGTCAGGCGCCGGTCTACATCGTGCACTTCACGCAGGCGGCGGCCGTCGAGCGCGCGCAGTCGCTGATGAGCATCAACATGTGCACGCGCGAGGAGAAGGACCGGATCGCCGATCTGATCGGCAACTTCCGCTTCACCACCAAGTTCGGCCGCAATCTCTCCCGTTACGTACGGCACGGCATCGGGGTGCACCACGCGGGAATGCTGCCGAAGTACCGCCGTCTCGTCGAAAAGCTCGCGCAGGCCGGTCTGTTGAAGGTGATCTGCGGTACGGACACGCTCGGTGTCGGTGTCAACGTGCCCATCCGTACGGTGCTGTTCACGGCTCTGACCAAGTACGACGGCACGCGGGTGCGCACGCTGCGCGCCCGCGAGTTCCACCAGATCGCGGGCCGGGCGGGCCGGGCCGGTTTCGACACGGCGGGCTTCGTCGTCGCGCAGGCGCCCGAGCATGTCGTGGAGAACGAGAAGGCGCTCGCCAAGGCGGGCGACGACCCGAAGAAGCGCCGCAAGGTGGTCCGCAAGAAGGCCCCCGAGGGCTTCGTCGCCTGGTCGGAGACGTCGTTCGACAAGCTCATCACCTCCGATCCGGAGCCGCTGACCTCCCGCTTCCGGGTCACCCACACGATGCTGCTGTCCGTCATCGCGCGGCCCGGCAACGCCTTCGACGCGATGCGCCATCTCCTGGAGGACAACCACGAGCCGCGCAAGCAGCAGTTGCGGCACATCCGGCGCGCGATCGCGATCTACCGGTCGCTGCTGGACGGCGGCGTGGTGGAGCGCCTCGAGACCCCGGACGCCGAGGGCCGCATCATCCGGCTCACCGTCGACCTCCAGCAGAACTTCGCGCTCAACCAGCCGCTGTCGACCTTCGCGCTGGCCGCTTTCGAACTGCTGGAGCCGGGCTCGCCCTCGTACGCGCTGGACATGGTCTCCGTCGTCGAGTCCACGCTGGACGATCCCCGGCAGATCCTCGCCGCGCAGCAGAACAAGGCGCGCGGCGAGGCGATCGGCCAGATGAAGGCCGACGGTGTCGAGTACGAGGAACGGATGGAGCGGCTCCAGGAGTTCACGTATCCGAAGCCGCTGGAAGAGCTGCTGTGGCACGCGTACGAGGTCTACCGCACCAGCCATCCGTGGGTCGGCGACCACCCGGTGTCGCCGAAGTCCGTCATCCGTGACATGTACGAACGGGCCATGACCTTCACGGAGTTCACCTCCCACTACGAGCTGGCCCGCACCGAGGGCATCGTGCTGCGCTACCTGGCGAGCGCGTACAAGGCGTTCGAGCACACCATCCCCGACGACCTCAAGTCGGAGGACCTGGAGGACCTGATCGCCTGGCTCGGCGAGATGGTGCGGCAGGTCGACTCCAGCCTCCTCGACGAGTGGGAGCAGTTGGCCAACCCCGAGGTGGAGACCGCCGAACAGGCGCAGGAGAAGGCCGACCAGGTCAAGCCGGTCACCGCCAACGGCCGCGCCTTCCGGGTGCTGGTGCGCAACGCGATGTTCCGCAGGGTCGAGCTGGCGGCGCTCGACAAGGTGAACGAACTGGGCGAGATGGACGCCGATTCGGGCTGGGACGCGGACGCCTGGGGCGAGGCGATGGACGGGTACTGGGACGAGTACGAGGAGTTGGGCACGGGTCCCGACGCACGCGGGCCGAAGCTGCTCGGCATCGAGGAGGACCCGGACCACGGCCTGTGGCGGGTGAGGCAGTCGTTCGCCGATCCGAACGGCGACCACGACTGGGGCATCAGCGCGGAGGTCGACCTCGCCGCGTCCGACGAGGAGGGCCGGGCCGTGGTCCGTGTCACCTCCGTGGGCCAGCTCTCCGGCGTCTGA
- a CDS encoding Gfo/Idh/MocA family protein yields the protein MNDAAPQNPGSEQDDDNGGSVSRRSALRTTAGVAGAGLGLTALGTGTAAAAQPTAAGSSTTAASAQAAPDSAESAVPERQGRTMAGVPFEGRSTVRVGIIGLGNRGGSMIDLFLAVPGVRVVALCDTVRDKAQAAAAKVVKAGQPAPAVYTKDEHDYEQLCARGDVDFVYVATPWDFHFEMAKAAMLAGKHVGVECPVAMRLDELWKLVDLSERTRRHCMQLENCVYGKNEMRVLRMAHAGLFGDLLHGAGAYNHDLRGLMFDPDYYEGPWRRLWHTRLRGDLYPNHGFGPVANYLDVNRGDRAVSITSFGTPALGLAQYREENMAPGDPSWKETYISSDRTISLVQTARGRVVRLEHDVSTPHPYSRINSLGGTRGVFEDYPERIYIEPDHANDEWGDFGAYAEWDHWLWKEHANPPGGHGGMDYIMVFRLMQCVRLGLVPDFDVYDAATWTAPVPLSHASIKANGKPQPIPDFTRGEWKKSRPGADSEKPKE from the coding sequence ATGAACGACGCAGCACCGCAGAACCCCGGCAGTGAACAGGACGACGACAACGGCGGCTCGGTGAGCCGCCGTTCCGCTCTGCGGACGACGGCGGGCGTCGCCGGCGCCGGTCTCGGGCTCACCGCCCTGGGCACCGGCACGGCCGCGGCCGCACAGCCCACCGCGGCCGGCTCGTCCACCACGGCCGCCTCGGCACAAGCCGCCCCCGACAGCGCCGAGTCCGCCGTCCCGGAGCGCCAGGGCCGCACCATGGCCGGCGTGCCCTTCGAAGGGCGCTCCACGGTACGCGTCGGCATCATCGGCCTCGGCAACCGCGGCGGCAGCATGATCGATCTCTTCCTCGCGGTGCCCGGCGTCCGGGTGGTCGCCCTCTGCGACACGGTGCGGGACAAGGCGCAGGCAGCCGCCGCCAAGGTCGTCAAGGCCGGGCAGCCGGCGCCCGCCGTCTATACGAAGGACGAGCACGACTACGAGCAGCTCTGCGCCCGCGGCGACGTCGACTTCGTCTACGTGGCCACTCCGTGGGACTTCCACTTCGAGATGGCCAAGGCGGCGATGCTGGCCGGCAAGCACGTCGGCGTGGAGTGTCCGGTCGCGATGCGCCTCGACGAGTTGTGGAAGCTGGTCGACCTCTCCGAGCGCACCCGGCGCCACTGCATGCAGCTGGAGAACTGCGTGTACGGCAAGAACGAGATGCGCGTCCTGCGGATGGCGCACGCGGGCCTGTTCGGCGATCTGCTGCACGGCGCGGGCGCGTACAACCACGACCTTCGCGGTCTGATGTTCGACCCGGACTACTACGAAGGCCCCTGGCGCCGGCTGTGGCACACCCGGCTCCGCGGCGATCTCTATCCGAACCACGGCTTCGGTCCCGTCGCCAACTATCTGGACGTCAACCGCGGTGACCGCGCCGTCAGCATCACCAGCTTCGGTACGCCCGCGCTCGGCCTCGCCCAGTACCGCGAGGAGAACATGGCGCCGGGCGACCCCAGTTGGAAGGAGACATACATCAGCAGCGACCGGACGATCAGTCTGGTCCAGACTGCGAGGGGCCGGGTCGTCCGGCTGGAGCACGACGTCTCGACCCCGCATCCCTACAGCCGTATCAACAGCCTCGGCGGTACCAGAGGCGTCTTCGAGGACTACCCCGAGCGCATCTACATCGAGCCGGACCACGCGAACGACGAGTGGGGCGACTTCGGCGCGTACGCCGAGTGGGACCACTGGCTGTGGAAGGAGCACGCGAATCCGCCGGGCGGGCACGGCGGGATGGACTACATCATGGTCTTCCGGCTGATGCAGTGCGTCCGGCTCGGCCTCGTCCCCGACTTCGACGTGTACGACGCGGCCACCTGGACCGCCCCCGTGCCGCTGAGCCACGCGTCCATCAAGGCGAACGGCAAACCGCAGCCGATTCCGGACTTCACGCGCGGCGAGTGGAAGAAGTCCCGGCCCGGCGCGGACTCCGAGAAGCCAAAGGAGTAG
- a CDS encoding acyl-CoA thioesterase → MTNPAERLVDLLDLERIEVNIFRGRSPHESLQRVFGGQVAGQALVAAGRTTEGDRPVNSLHAYFLRPGTPGVPIVYQVERVRDGRSFTTRRVTAVQEGRTIFNLTASFHHAEEGGFEHQLPPRQDFPDPESLPTVADEVRAHLGGLPEAFERMARRQPFDIRYADRLRWTAKEIEGADPRSAVWMRAVGPLGDDPLVHTCALTYASDMTLLDAVRIPVEPLWGPRGYDMASLDHAMWFHRPFRADEWFLYDQESPIATGGRGLARGRIYDRSGRLLVSVVQEGLFRKLGG, encoded by the coding sequence ATGACGAATCCCGCCGAGCGGCTGGTCGATCTGCTCGATCTGGAGCGGATCGAGGTCAACATCTTCCGCGGCCGCAGCCCGCACGAGTCGCTGCAACGGGTCTTCGGCGGCCAGGTCGCCGGCCAGGCGCTCGTGGCGGCCGGGCGCACCACGGAGGGCGACCGCCCGGTCAACTCCCTGCACGCGTACTTCCTGCGCCCCGGCACGCCCGGCGTGCCGATCGTCTACCAGGTCGAGCGGGTGCGGGACGGCCGGTCGTTCACCACCCGCCGGGTCACGGCGGTGCAGGAGGGCCGGACGATCTTCAATCTGACGGCGTCCTTCCACCACGCGGAGGAGGGCGGCTTCGAGCATCAGCTGCCGCCGCGTCAGGACTTCCCGGACCCCGAGTCGCTGCCGACGGTGGCCGACGAGGTGCGTGCGCATCTGGGCGGGCTGCCGGAGGCGTTCGAGCGGATGGCGCGCCGTCAGCCGTTCGACATCCGCTACGCGGACCGGCTGCGCTGGACGGCGAAGGAGATCGAGGGCGCCGATCCGCGCAGCGCGGTGTGGATGCGCGCGGTGGGTCCGCTGGGCGACGACCCGCTGGTGCACACCTGCGCGCTGACGTACGCGAGTGACATGACGCTGCTGGACGCGGTCCGCATTCCGGTCGAGCCCCTGTGGGGCCCGCGCGGGTACGACATGGCGTCGCTGGACCACGCGATGTGGTTCCACCGGCCGTTCCGCGCGGACGAGTGGTTCCTGTACGACCAGGAGTCGCCGATCGCGACAGGCGGGCGGGGGCTGGCCCGGGGCCGTATCTACGACCGCTCGGGCCGGCTGCTGGTCTCGGTCGTCCAGGAGGGGCTGTTCCGCAAGCTCGGCGGGTGA
- a CDS encoding MarR family winged helix-turn-helix transcriptional regulator — MTTPDADGLLAEQLLRLTRRLHRVQKRYLEPIGITPAQSRLLRTVAFYDSPPRMADLAERLEVVPRAVTSLVDGLETSGCVRRAPDPTNRRVIRIELTDTGRGVLRALRDARRSAAEDILAPLTADQRDVLGVLLSALVGGPVDGVPERRC; from the coding sequence ATGACCACCCCCGACGCCGACGGCCTGCTGGCCGAGCAGCTCCTGAGGTTGACCCGCCGGCTCCACCGCGTCCAGAAGCGCTATCTGGAGCCGATCGGCATCACTCCCGCGCAGTCGCGCCTGCTGCGCACGGTCGCCTTCTACGACAGCCCGCCCCGGATGGCGGATCTCGCCGAGCGCCTGGAAGTGGTGCCCCGCGCCGTGACGAGCCTGGTCGACGGTCTGGAGACGAGCGGCTGCGTCCGGCGCGCCCCCGACCCGACCAACCGCCGGGTGATCCGGATCGAGCTCACGGACACCGGGCGGGGTGTGCTGCGGGCGCTGCGGGACGCGCGCAGGTCGGCCGCCGAGGACATCCTGGCGCCGCTGACGGCGGACCAGCGCGACGTGCTCGGGGTGCTGCTGTCGGCGCTCGTGGGCGGGCCGGTCGACGGCGTGCCGGAGCGGCGCTGCTGA